A genomic region of Prosthecobacter algae contains the following coding sequences:
- a CDS encoding PVC-type heme-binding CxxCH protein has product MNRLLLPLLATSAFAADFPKPFNSEKGDPMSAEEAAATMQLPPGFKCVVFAAEPDVQQPIAMTWDAKGRLWVAENYTYAENPARWDTKLRDRIIILEDKDGDGKHDGRKVFWDQGAYLTSVEWGHSGAWILNDGTLSFIADKNGDDVPDAVPQILLDGFNTKTIGHNIVNGLRWGPDGWLYGRHGITDTSAVGAPGTPNEKRVKMNCAIWRYHPTRKVLETVAHGGTNSWGHDWNAEGELFMINTVIGHLWHVIPGAYYRRMFGTHLNPHVYEVIEQTADHFHWDTGAEKWSDIRNGISNKTLELGGGHAHVGMLIYQGGTWPKEYHGKMLTCNLHGRRINVDTLEREGCGYVGKHAPDFMQAKDPWFRGLDLITGPDGNVFVSDWSDSGECHDNDGVHRTSGRIYKIVYDGKDKGDSSKNNWQTRTALLKAYENASGPQPTALPALSAAESKDGLDRLRLASSMQRRELADRWPIATALAQHAEDANDRQQPLMIWYGIEPAVAADPMRGVELIASAKIPTVRRLVARRITEEIEKQPAAVEALVALLGKQPELQKDILDGMSAALNGWNKAPKPKGWDEVAKTLTADESQKSAQQLSTVFGGGRPMEELIPIIKDTEGDASARRNAFASLTRSAKPELLPLIRGLVNDKVIGTEARSALAAYDDPSIPKALLQPWPGRSLEQQTATVNTLISRPAYAHALLDTLKAGKVPASVISPYQARAIVSLKNEALTKRLTEVWGELRDTPEAKKAEMAKWTAALTPAALAKGEAPKGKMVFMAACAACHKLYGEGGMIGPDLTGGDRHKLTYLLENILDPSAIVPADYRMTVFKLKDGRTITGVIPEQNPKTVTVQTPAERLTLERGDITEQQQLSMSLMPEGLLTALGEEQVIHLMAYLQSLGPVQ; this is encoded by the coding sequence ATGAACCGTCTGCTTTTGCCCCTGCTCGCCACCTCGGCGTTCGCTGCTGATTTCCCGAAACCTTTCAATTCCGAAAAAGGCGATCCCATGTCCGCCGAGGAAGCCGCCGCCACGATGCAACTGCCACCGGGCTTCAAGTGCGTGGTCTTCGCCGCAGAGCCGGATGTGCAGCAGCCCATCGCTATGACCTGGGATGCCAAGGGCCGCCTCTGGGTGGCAGAAAACTACACCTATGCAGAAAACCCCGCCCGCTGGGACACCAAGCTGCGCGACCGCATCATCATCCTGGAAGACAAAGACGGCGATGGCAAACACGATGGCCGCAAGGTCTTCTGGGACCAGGGCGCTTATCTGACTAGCGTGGAGTGGGGCCACAGCGGAGCCTGGATTTTAAACGACGGCACCCTGAGCTTCATCGCCGACAAAAATGGCGACGACGTGCCAGATGCCGTACCGCAGATCCTGCTGGACGGCTTCAACACCAAGACCATCGGCCACAACATCGTCAACGGCCTGCGCTGGGGACCGGACGGCTGGCTGTATGGCCGCCACGGCATTACCGATACTTCCGCTGTGGGGGCTCCCGGAACGCCTAACGAAAAGCGTGTAAAGATGAACTGCGCCATCTGGCGGTATCACCCCACGCGCAAAGTCCTGGAGACCGTGGCCCATGGCGGCACCAATTCCTGGGGCCATGACTGGAACGCGGAAGGGGAGCTGTTCATGATCAATACCGTCATCGGCCACCTCTGGCATGTGATTCCAGGGGCCTACTATCGCCGCATGTTCGGCACCCACCTGAACCCGCATGTTTATGAAGTGATCGAGCAGACGGCCGACCATTTCCATTGGGACACCGGTGCTGAAAAATGGAGCGACATCCGCAACGGCATCAGTAACAAGACCCTGGAACTCGGCGGCGGCCATGCCCACGTCGGCATGCTCATCTATCAGGGCGGCACCTGGCCGAAAGAGTACCATGGCAAGATGCTCACCTGCAACCTCCACGGACGCCGAATCAATGTGGACACCCTGGAGCGCGAAGGCTGCGGTTACGTCGGCAAACACGCCCCTGATTTCATGCAGGCCAAAGACCCCTGGTTCCGTGGCCTCGACCTCATCACCGGCCCCGATGGCAACGTCTTCGTCTCCGACTGGAGTGACTCCGGTGAGTGCCACGACAACGACGGCGTGCATCGGACGAGCGGACGCATTTACAAGATTGTGTATGACGGGAAAGACAAAGGGGATTCCTCCAAGAATAACTGGCAGACAAGGACGGCATTGCTCAAAGCGTATGAAAACGCCTCGGGGCCACAGCCTACTGCCTTGCCGGCATTGAGTGCTGCTGAAAGCAAAGATGGCCTGGACAGACTTCGTCTGGCCTCCTCCATGCAGCGTCGTGAATTGGCAGACCGCTGGCCCATCGCCACCGCTCTTGCTCAACATGCTGAAGACGCCAATGATCGCCAGCAGCCGCTCATGATCTGGTATGGCATCGAGCCTGCCGTGGCGGCCGATCCGATGCGCGGCGTGGAACTCATCGCCAGCGCCAAGATCCCGACGGTGCGCCGTTTGGTGGCCCGTCGCATCACGGAAGAAATCGAAAAACAGCCTGCGGCGGTGGAAGCCTTGGTGGCCCTGCTTGGCAAACAGCCCGAGCTGCAAAAAGACATTCTCGATGGCATGTCTGCCGCGCTGAATGGCTGGAACAAAGCCCCTAAACCGAAGGGCTGGGATGAAGTGGCGAAAACCCTGACTGCGGATGAGTCGCAAAAGTCGGCCCAGCAACTCTCCACCGTCTTTGGCGGCGGTCGCCCGATGGAGGAACTCATCCCCATCATCAAAGACACGGAAGGCGATGCCTCCGCGCGTCGCAATGCCTTCGCCAGCCTCACCCGCAGTGCGAAGCCCGAGCTACTGCCCCTCATTCGCGGTCTGGTGAATGACAAAGTCATCGGTACCGAAGCCCGTAGTGCCCTGGCTGCCTATGATGACCCGAGCATTCCGAAGGCCCTGCTTCAGCCCTGGCCCGGTCGCAGTTTGGAGCAGCAGACGGCCACGGTGAATACACTCATCAGCCGTCCCGCTTATGCCCATGCCTTGCTGGACACCCTCAAAGCCGGGAAGGTCCCCGCCTCCGTCATTTCACCTTATCAAGCCCGTGCCATCGTCAGCTTGAAGAATGAAGCCCTAACCAAAAGGCTGACCGAAGTCTGGGGCGAGCTGCGCGATACCCCAGAGGCCAAGAAAGCCGAGATGGCCAAGTGGACCGCCGCCTTGACCCCGGCCGCCCTAGCCAAAGGTGAAGCTCCTAAAGGCAAGATGGTCTTCATGGCCGCCTGTGCCGCCTGTCACAAGCTTTACGGCGAAGGTGGCATGATCGGCCCCGACCTCACCGGTGGAGATCGTCACAAGTTGACCTACCTCCTCGAAAACATCCTGGATCCCAGCGCCATCGTGCCGGCGGACTATCGTATGACCGTCTTCAAGCTGAAGGATGGGCGCACCATCACCGGCGTGATCCCCGAGCAAAATCCGAAGACCGTCACCGTCCAGACTCCCGCCGAAAGACTGACGCTGGAGCGCGGCGATATCACCGAGCAGCAGCAGCTTTCCATGAGCCTCATGCCCGAAGGTCTGCTCACCGCCCTGGGCGAAGAGCAAGTCATCCACCTCATGGCCTATCTTCAGAGCCTGGGTCCCGTACAGTAG
- a CDS encoding N-acetyltransferase family protein, whose protein sequence is MTWIDCGPQHLEAIRAIFNEAIANSTALYEDEPRSVAFMEAWFAAKQKAGFPVMGLINDEGVLMGFASYGPFRSHPGYRFTVEHSIYLDVRFRGQGLGTLFLERLVTTAQDQGHHLMIGVIDADNVASIRLHQRHGFTPCAHIREAGYKFGRWLDVVMYSIHLSPRDGLGGSRKG, encoded by the coding sequence ATGACCTGGATCGACTGCGGCCCTCAGCACCTGGAAGCCATCCGCGCCATCTTCAATGAGGCCATCGCCAACTCGACGGCTCTTTATGAGGATGAACCGAGATCGGTGGCCTTCATGGAAGCGTGGTTCGCCGCCAAACAAAAAGCTGGTTTCCCTGTGATGGGCCTGATCAATGACGAAGGGGTGCTGATGGGCTTCGCCAGCTACGGGCCCTTTCGCTCGCATCCGGGTTACCGCTTCACGGTGGAGCATTCCATCTACCTGGATGTACGCTTTCGTGGCCAGGGTTTGGGCACGCTTTTTTTAGAGCGTCTCGTGACCACTGCGCAAGACCAGGGGCACCACCTCATGATCGGCGTCATTGATGCCGACAACGTCGCTAGCATCCGCCTGCATCAGCGCCACGGCTTCACCCCCTGCGCCCACATCCGCGAAGCCGGATACAAATTTGGCCGCTGGCTGGATGTGGTGATGTACAGTATCCATCTCTCTCCGAGAGATGGGCTTGGGGGATCGAGAAAAGGGTGA
- a CDS encoding GNAT family N-acetyltransferase, with protein MPATLTTRAATEADVPTILALIHELAEYEKLTHEVVATVESLLETLFCPNPCAEALMGCVDGKAVGFALYFQNYSTFLARPGLHLEDLYVQPAHRGCGLGKALITAVARIAYERGCGRYEWTVLDWNTPAIRFYESLGAEMKSDWRIMRVTGPALTAMAKLST; from the coding sequence ATGCCAGCCACCCTTACCACCCGCGCAGCGACTGAAGCCGATGTGCCCACCATCCTGGCGCTGATCCACGAACTGGCCGAGTATGAAAAACTGACTCACGAGGTGGTGGCCACGGTGGAGAGCCTGCTGGAAACGCTCTTTTGCCCGAACCCCTGTGCCGAGGCGCTGATGGGCTGCGTGGATGGGAAAGCCGTGGGCTTTGCGCTGTATTTCCAAAACTACTCTACCTTCCTCGCTAGGCCAGGCCTGCACCTGGAAGATCTTTATGTGCAGCCTGCGCATCGTGGCTGTGGCCTGGGCAAGGCGCTGATCACCGCCGTGGCCCGCATCGCCTATGAGCGGGGCTGTGGGCGTTATGAATGGACGGTGCTGGACTGGAACACGCCTGCCATCCGCTTTTACGAAAGCCTGGGCGCTGAGATGAAAAGCGACTGGCGCATCATGCGCGTGACAGGCCCCGCGCTGACCGCCATGGCGAAACTTTCCACCTAA
- a CDS encoding phospho-sugar mutase: MSLEATLQSAAESGKLLPSSLENIQALLSASENPVYRSSIEELANSGQWDELNDRFFQALKFGTGGLRGRTVGKVVTIAERGNAAADQRPDHPCVGTNSMNYYNVGRATRGLVAYAKTYRATAGLTGKPSIVFSHDTRHFSAEFAQKCAQIAMDNGADVYLFDGCRATPEMSFAVRHLRADAGVMITASHNPAHDNGFKVNYSDGAGIVEPHATGIIKEVNAIVDEAYNPLPEDQQGKLTMLGEELDEIYLKRVETMMLQPELLKNEKAKNLKIVYTALHGAGGVLVPVLLKRLGFNFFTVPEQDVRDGRFPTVKSPNPENAPALKMAVDLANKEGADIVIGTDPDCDRMGVGVRNAQGEMVLLTGNQTGSLMGWYRLKTMTDLGILNDETRKNAVFLKTYVTSPMQDTIAAKYGVQCINTLTGFKWISAKLAKYEAALPAEILAKYRDLPAAESRAARLQYSKFLVFGGEESYGYMGDDFSRDKDGNGAVVMFAELAAYAASRGLTVVELLDEVYSEVGYFLEVNQSKVFEGASGAAQIAKLADTYGSNPPTEVDGSAVVNVRDFRKDEISDEEGEVVSKEKMLFVDLADGRSFAVRPSGTEPKIKYYMFGRQVPAAGQKLTADELAAAKTRVSASLESMWTWLEKDIDSRLA, encoded by the coding sequence ATGTCCCTTGAAGCCACTCTCCAGTCCGCCGCCGAATCCGGCAAGCTCCTGCCATCCAGCCTTGAAAACATCCAGGCGCTTCTCTCTGCCAGTGAGAATCCGGTCTATCGCTCCAGCATCGAAGAGCTGGCGAACTCGGGCCAGTGGGATGAGCTGAACGATCGCTTTTTCCAAGCTCTCAAATTTGGCACCGGTGGTCTGCGTGGACGTACGGTGGGTAAAGTGGTGACGATCGCGGAGCGCGGCAACGCGGCCGCAGATCAGCGCCCAGATCATCCCTGTGTGGGCACGAACTCGATGAACTACTACAACGTGGGCCGTGCCACACGTGGCCTCGTCGCCTATGCGAAGACCTACCGCGCTACCGCAGGCCTGACGGGCAAGCCGAGTATCGTGTTCAGCCATGACACTCGCCATTTCTCCGCCGAGTTCGCCCAGAAGTGTGCTCAGATCGCGATGGACAACGGGGCGGATGTTTATCTTTTTGATGGTTGCCGCGCCACGCCAGAAATGTCCTTCGCTGTCCGCCACCTGCGAGCCGATGCCGGCGTGATGATCACGGCCTCTCATAACCCAGCCCACGACAACGGTTTCAAAGTCAATTACAGCGATGGCGCAGGCATTGTGGAACCCCATGCCACCGGCATCATCAAGGAAGTGAATGCCATCGTGGATGAGGCCTACAATCCGCTGCCGGAAGATCAGCAGGGCAAACTGACGATGCTGGGCGAAGAGCTGGATGAGATCTACCTCAAACGTGTGGAGACCATGATGCTGCAGCCGGAGCTGCTGAAGAACGAGAAGGCCAAAAACCTCAAGATCGTTTACACCGCCCTTCACGGAGCAGGTGGCGTGCTGGTGCCCGTGCTGCTGAAGCGTCTCGGCTTCAATTTCTTCACCGTGCCTGAGCAGGACGTGCGCGATGGCCGCTTCCCGACCGTGAAATCGCCGAATCCAGAGAATGCCCCAGCTTTGAAAATGGCTGTGGATCTCGCGAACAAAGAAGGCGCAGACATCGTCATCGGCACAGACCCCGATTGCGACCGCATGGGCGTGGGTGTGCGCAATGCGCAGGGTGAAATGGTGCTGCTCACTGGCAACCAGACCGGTTCCCTCATGGGCTGGTATCGCCTGAAGACGATGACGGATCTCGGCATCCTCAACGACGAAACGCGTAAAAACGCTGTCTTCCTCAAGACCTACGTCACCAGCCCGATGCAGGACACCATCGCCGCCAAGTATGGCGTGCAGTGCATCAATACCCTGACCGGTTTTAAATGGATCAGCGCCAAGCTGGCGAAATACGAAGCCGCGCTGCCAGCGGAAATCCTGGCGAAATATCGCGACCTGCCCGCCGCAGAATCCCGCGCCGCTCGTCTCCAATACAGCAAGTTCCTCGTCTTCGGCGGTGAGGAAAGCTACGGCTACATGGGCGATGACTTCAGCCGCGACAAGGATGGCAACGGCGCGGTGGTCATGTTCGCCGAACTGGCTGCCTACGCGGCCTCCCGTGGCCTGACCGTGGTGGAGCTGCTGGACGAGGTGTACAGCGAGGTGGGTTACTTCCTGGAAGTAAACCAGAGCAAAGTCTTTGAAGGTGCCAGCGGTGCTGCCCAGATCGCCAAACTGGCAGACACTTACGGCTCGAATCCTCCCACGGAAGTGGACGGCAGCGCCGTGGTCAATGTGCGCGATTTCCGCAAGGACGAGATCAGCGACGAAGAAGGCGAAGTGGTTTCCAAGGAGAAGATGCTCTTTGTGGACCTAGCCGATGGCCGCAGCTTTGCCGTGCGTCCCTCCGGCACGGAGCCGAAGATCAAATACTACATGTTTGGCCGTCAGGTGCCTGCGGCTGGGCAAAAGCTCACCGCGGATGAACTGGCTGCGGCGAAGACCCGCGTCTCCGCCTCGCTGGAGAGCATGTGGACCTGGCTGGAGAAGGACATCGACAGCCGTCTGGCCTGA
- a CDS encoding ATP-binding cassette domain-containing protein, giving the protein MSRPPLHRRPENAPQEPLSWLKPKHWWQLWKGEDSSILTTSTRNSMLPVLIEVFAGFSKLDGEVEEEEIESSLGYLRYDYSGAIYADMRRLYFEALQQPQDLAQRAKELSNELTMEQKILLCVQLYLLISSSLTNQRQMVEFYLFMTNLGIAAQAIDIVYQLNAGDKPTEEDFASKSGQPLETLRVGSGDACDVLLRSLSADCSVVAFRFQNLVLLKNTGGIPILVRSRRQPPGDFSRLYPGERVVLEDVTLDYNDLISYFNSKKTVTGSQLYLTLTETGDAEIAQQRGRGTNLRVSFGLGVTVEALRSTDATINGVALKEGTIVEASIEDSIIAQGEIEISLRDLRVRAQEFGGQFRLEGSRNTYLVSNKPELLDEGDILLSEDTEGEILLRIECNYSQKTGELEVLRSSRPIYVGQIPVRDRIMLSDGDTITLGEGQFLRCHFSDRIIEEERNTIRQMEVRELAHRFDGRDTALDGISFIARRGEMICVMGPSGCGKSTLLRVLGGQLKTRGGEVLMNSLSLYNNLHNLTPYIAYIPQEDAFDPLLKVQENLDFSVAVRCPHLKTEERRKRVEAKLAELGLADMRKRLAGTPQQKYLSGGERKRLNAGLDMIGISDVYLFDEPTSGLSSKDSEHVLEIIRSLARNKIVLTSIHQPSMRLLQMFDKALLLDKGGKLAYFGTPQGMIEYFWKAYNDETGQREAEMPGNLTPDFVFDVLETPLRDISGDIIQERSADGHLVAARRFPPNFWRDRYQSHLMLESMAKAQAFPGSTNLIARPREDTHTTGRSRAMPKPPKHTLREESILFYTLLKRAFLSKLRNRTNLLTTLLEAPLLGFLISSVLKYSEEESYTYATAFHIPTYLFMSLVVAMFLGLTNSADEIIRDRHTLSRERNHNLRTFYYLSGKIISLSTFALIQCFIYLLIGNNVLEIRDMFFVHLWWMFVTALTGICLGLLISSVVTDNRTAINAIPLILIPQIILGGALIKYEEMNKNLDFVYSMQRWLDKAGVTEESEPSKLKVPFICQFMPLRWSYEAMLISQAKLNPLTAAQDQLEARIQELVNLPKDIKMTSDQQRDLDAAKQGLAVVSGLYAKTEREAAAKLREIRDATMRGRVTPKLLQSALEQEDGISAEEIYVNRKVLDLVTKAEMERTDYRRKIQPNVFFGTVKRYFGTDFDTLWINAMVIFMTLAVLITVIEISLRRQLTRV; this is encoded by the coding sequence ATGTCCCGACCACCCCTGCACCGGCGGCCTGAGAATGCGCCGCAGGAGCCGTTGAGTTGGCTGAAGCCCAAGCACTGGTGGCAACTGTGGAAGGGGGAGGATAGCTCCATCCTCACCACCTCCACGCGCAATTCCATGCTGCCCGTGTTGATCGAGGTCTTTGCAGGCTTTTCCAAACTGGATGGCGAGGTGGAGGAGGAGGAAATCGAGTCCTCCCTGGGCTACCTGCGTTATGATTACAGCGGGGCCATCTATGCGGACATGCGCCGCCTTTATTTTGAGGCCTTGCAGCAGCCTCAGGACCTGGCCCAGCGGGCGAAGGAACTGAGCAATGAGCTGACCATGGAGCAAAAGATCCTGCTCTGTGTGCAGCTCTACCTCCTCATCTCCAGCTCGCTGACAAATCAGCGGCAGATGGTGGAGTTCTACCTCTTCATGACCAATCTGGGCATTGCCGCCCAGGCCATTGACATCGTCTATCAGCTCAATGCCGGAGACAAGCCGACCGAAGAGGACTTCGCCAGCAAAAGTGGCCAGCCTTTGGAAACGCTGCGAGTGGGCTCGGGTGATGCTTGCGATGTGTTGCTGCGGTCACTTTCCGCCGACTGCTCCGTCGTCGCCTTCCGCTTTCAAAATTTGGTGCTGCTGAAGAACACTGGCGGCATCCCCATCCTGGTGCGCAGCCGCCGCCAGCCACCGGGGGATTTCTCCCGCCTCTATCCGGGCGAGCGCGTGGTGCTAGAGGACGTGACGCTGGATTACAACGACCTCATTTCATACTTCAATTCGAAGAAGACGGTCACCGGCTCTCAGCTCTACCTTACCCTCACTGAGACAGGCGATGCCGAAATCGCCCAGCAGCGCGGACGTGGGACGAATCTGCGCGTCAGTTTCGGTCTCGGCGTGACGGTGGAGGCCCTGCGCAGTACGGATGCGACGATCAATGGCGTGGCTCTTAAAGAGGGCACCATTGTCGAGGCCTCCATTGAAGACAGCATTATCGCCCAGGGCGAGATCGAAATCTCCCTGCGGGATCTGCGAGTGCGCGCCCAGGAATTTGGCGGTCAGTTCCGCCTGGAAGGCAGCCGCAATACGTACCTGGTTTCTAACAAACCGGAGCTCCTGGATGAAGGAGACATTCTCCTCTCTGAAGACACCGAGGGGGAAATCCTCCTGCGCATCGAGTGCAACTACTCCCAGAAAACGGGCGAGCTGGAGGTGCTGCGCAGTTCCCGCCCCATCTACGTCGGCCAGATTCCCGTTCGTGACCGCATCATGCTCAGCGATGGCGATACCATCACGCTGGGGGAAGGGCAGTTTCTGCGCTGTCATTTCAGCGACCGCATCATCGAGGAAGAGCGCAATACTATCCGCCAGATGGAAGTGCGCGAACTGGCCCACCGCTTTGACGGGCGCGATACCGCCCTGGACGGCATCAGCTTCATCGCTCGTCGTGGGGAAATGATCTGCGTCATGGGCCCCAGCGGCTGTGGCAAAAGCACCCTGCTGCGCGTGCTCGGCGGGCAGCTTAAAACTCGGGGTGGGGAAGTGCTGATGAACAGCCTCTCGCTGTATAACAATCTCCACAATCTCACCCCCTACATCGCCTACATCCCGCAGGAGGATGCCTTTGACCCACTGCTGAAGGTGCAGGAAAACCTGGACTTCTCCGTTGCCGTCCGCTGCCCGCATTTGAAGACAGAAGAGCGGCGCAAACGCGTGGAGGCCAAGCTGGCCGAATTAGGCCTGGCAGACATGCGAAAACGCCTCGCTGGTACCCCGCAGCAAAAGTACCTCTCGGGCGGTGAGCGCAAACGTCTGAATGCCGGCTTGGACATGATCGGCATCTCCGATGTTTATCTCTTCGATGAGCCCACCTCCGGCCTGTCTTCGAAGGACAGTGAGCACGTGCTGGAGATCATCCGCAGCCTGGCGCGTAACAAGATCGTTCTCACCTCCATCCACCAGCCCAGCATGAGGCTGCTCCAGATGTTTGATAAAGCCCTGCTGCTGGATAAAGGCGGGAAGCTAGCCTACTTCGGCACGCCGCAGGGCATGATCGAGTATTTCTGGAAGGCCTACAACGACGAGACTGGCCAGCGCGAAGCCGAGATGCCGGGCAACTTGACGCCTGACTTTGTATTCGATGTTTTGGAGACGCCTCTGCGCGATATCAGCGGTGACATCATCCAGGAACGCAGTGCCGATGGCCACCTCGTCGCCGCCCGGCGTTTCCCGCCGAATTTCTGGCGCGACCGCTACCAGAGCCACCTCATGCTGGAGAGCATGGCGAAGGCACAGGCCTTCCCTGGCAGCACAAATCTCATCGCCCGTCCACGAGAAGATACCCACACCACGGGCCGCTCACGGGCCATGCCCAAACCTCCCAAACACACACTGCGGGAAGAGAGTATCCTCTTTTACACCCTGCTGAAGCGCGCCTTTCTGAGCAAACTGCGCAATCGCACCAACCTGCTCACCACCTTGCTTGAGGCACCTCTGCTGGGCTTCCTCATTTCCAGCGTGCTGAAATACAGCGAGGAGGAAAGTTACACCTACGCCACCGCCTTCCACATCCCCACGTACCTCTTCATGAGTCTGGTGGTGGCCATGTTCCTGGGCCTAACGAACAGTGCGGATGAGATCATTCGTGACCGTCACACCCTGAGTCGAGAGCGTAACCATAACCTGCGCACGTTCTATTACCTCAGTGGCAAGATCATTTCATTGAGCACCTTTGCGCTCATTCAGTGCTTCATTTACCTGCTCATCGGCAACAACGTGCTGGAGATACGAGACATGTTTTTTGTCCATCTCTGGTGGATGTTTGTCACCGCACTTACCGGCATCTGTCTAGGCCTGCTCATCTCCAGCGTGGTGACGGATAACCGCACCGCCATCAATGCCATCCCGCTCATCCTCATCCCGCAGATCATTCTCGGCGGGGCACTTATCAAGTATGAGGAGATGAACAAGAACCTCGATTTCGTTTACTCCATGCAGCGCTGGTTGGACAAAGCCGGTGTGACGGAGGAGAGCGAGCCGAGCAAGCTCAAGGTCCCCTTCATCTGCCAGTTCATGCCCCTGCGCTGGAGCTATGAGGCCATGCTGATTTCTCAGGCAAAATTGAATCCCCTCACGGCTGCGCAAGACCAGCTCGAGGCGCGTATTCAGGAATTGGTGAATCTGCCGAAGGACATCAAGATGACGTCGGACCAGCAGCGTGATCTGGATGCGGCCAAACAAGGTCTGGCGGTGGTCTCAGGTCTCTATGCGAAAACGGAGCGCGAGGCAGCAGCCAAACTGCGTGAGATTCGCGATGCCACCATGCGCGGCAGAGTCACGCCCAAGCTGCTGCAAAGCGCTCTGGAGCAGGAAGACGGCATCAGTGCGGAAGAGATCTATGTGAACCGCAAGGTGCTGGACCTCGTCACCAAAGCAGAAATGGAGCGCACGGATTACCGTCGTAAAATCCAGCCCAATGTGTTCTTCGGCACGGTGAAACGCTACTTCGGTACAGACTTCGATACCCTGTGGATCAATGCCATGGTCATCTTCATGACCTTGGCCGTTTTGATCACCGTCATTGAGATCTCCCTGCGCCGTCAGCTTACGCGGGTTTGA
- a CDS encoding isochorismatase family cysteine hydrolase, with the protein MNDSIHIEAEPYVFELLPAKCALLIIDMQRDFLEPGGFGEMLGNDVSQLRQAIVPNQKLLSAWRAAGLQVLHTREGHRPDLADLPPAKKVRGHGAKTIGDTGPMGRILIRGEEGHDIIPELYPLRGEPVIDKPGKGAFFATDLHAILQNLGITQLVVTGVTTEVCVNTTVREANDRGYECLVPEDCVASYFPIFQEMGLKMIKAQGGIFGWVSDSSKIIPAVA; encoded by the coding sequence ATGAATGACTCCATCCACATCGAGGCAGAGCCTTACGTCTTTGAGTTGCTGCCTGCTAAATGTGCCCTGCTCATCATTGACATGCAGCGTGACTTTTTGGAGCCCGGCGGCTTTGGCGAGATGTTGGGCAATGATGTTTCCCAGCTCCGTCAAGCCATCGTGCCTAACCAAAAGCTGCTTTCGGCGTGGCGGGCAGCGGGGTTGCAGGTCCTGCACACCCGTGAGGGGCACCGCCCGGATCTGGCGGATCTGCCACCTGCTAAAAAAGTCCGCGGTCACGGGGCGAAGACCATCGGCGATACAGGGCCCATGGGGCGCATCCTCATCCGTGGTGAAGAAGGACATGACATCATCCCTGAGCTCTATCCGCTCCGGGGGGAGCCGGTCATAGATAAACCGGGGAAAGGGGCCTTCTTCGCCACGGACCTTCATGCCATTTTGCAAAATCTGGGCATCACCCAGTTGGTCGTAACAGGGGTCACCACGGAGGTCTGTGTGAATACGACCGTGCGCGAGGCCAATGACCGCGGTTACGAATGTCTCGTGCCGGAGGACTGTGTGGCCTCCTACTTCCCCATCTTTCAGGAGATGGGGCTGAAAATGATCAAAGCCCAAGGGGGGATCTTTGGCTGGGTCTCAGACTCTTCCAAGATCATTCCCGCTGTGGCCTAA